One Cryptomeria japonica chromosome 9, Sugi_1.0, whole genome shotgun sequence genomic window carries:
- the LOC131050106 gene encoding uncharacterized protein LOC131050106 isoform X3, with amino-acid sequence MKEIAKEHQIKWDPTESEKDLLKPPEDLLNGPSKFVGATKFPTEHKKESYQSVSGKKYEPEFQVFASKIPNSSGTSHSAEATNSRASSMNNISKSSNTLGTPPIEDSQSEKRNRVDSPVSRGNVEKKPIQAPGSENNMKATNLHQETLEKRHFDSLSSGKRNTLIPRNTLGDEYDSSQQSASYKVDQSNAAVDSSNVSSETEDSNNKDWNMKFKDAASAAEAAAYSAERASEAAKAAAELSKHNTVQKQYSRKNRSTSSSDEEMMELNNLRTSSRPGSNESVQPENQTLHGNDLSGKHHVESDYEILKSHNSATWQSNQQKETGKIDDGYELPMKSIRRLESYQWPSDEITGEDTVHGAKKSAYVRREERQYIGIKEEKAYSEKDSDFGNSVDGSGPWKRDPITLQSNTQPSEDFNVSFNRKSKSVEEFESKRAEDRRNAVTKFPLFDDSPQNLQSDNKWSQQKNEDAPAVKASCMDEAHSNLYQSYSAFQPPIWSPPDVFQSSDSHMQYSLSNNIRPVDKVSTQPGNASYDSSGSDDDMSNSMMRGKSGSNGLIESAKWPFNDHDHSGGYLVETNEKNGKSQRKAHQQNELANAGHEYLPMKRTVRTDIYHQPSNRIDRDKPFADKSQPLRREQEDQVNSSRPSRNQTDIRKSVEESLSRKGKKVDSRTNTRASDIVGDIDGMESDNEYDMPMKRTVSTDLYRQPSNRIHDDGNKTYAVKYQPLRKKQEKQGNTGGAIRKQTDNHKLIDEPPSKKGNTVYSRSNLQASEILSDSDRTASESDEETELETYNENSGSIRRSPLSGNSSGNASSNTKHVNPKLTGNFSTPTPSSVNETHADLAQSDLQFQPLKQSFSGPTTSSQTSFQSPSSAGESKAQKENLSRRAAHVHPKLPDYDDLAAKFAAMKRQ; translated from the exons ATGAAAGAAATAGCTAAGGAACACCAAATCAAATGGGATCCAACTGAATCCGAAAAAGACCTTTTGAAGCCCCCTGAAGACCTGCTT AATGGTCCAAGCAAGTTTGTTGGGGCCACCAAATTTCCGACAGAGCATAAGAAGGAATCTTACCAGTCTGTATCTGGTAAGAAGTATGAACCCGAATTTCAAGTTTTTGCAAGCAAAATACCAAACAGTTCAGGAACCTCTCACTCTGCAGAAGCTACAAATTCTAGGGCATCCTCAATGAATAATATTTCCAAAAGTTCTAACACTTTAGGTACGCCACCTATTGAAGATTCACAAAGTGAGAAAAGAAACAGAGTGGACTCACCTGTTTCCAGAGGCAACGTTGAGAAAAAACCTATTCAAGCTCCAGgaagtgaaaacaatatgaaagcTACAAATTTGCATCAAGAAACTTTAGAAAAGAGGCATTTTGATTCTCTTTCCTCGGGTAAAAGGAACACATTGATCCCAAGAAATACTCTTGGTGATGAGTATGATTCATCTCAGCAATCAGCATCCTACAAGGTTGATCAGTCTAATGCAGCTGTTGATTCATCTAATGTGTCAAGTGAGACTGAAGATTCTAACAACAAAGACTGGAACATGAAATTCAAAGATGCTGCATCTGCTGCTGAGGCGGCTGCTTATTCTGCAGAAAGGGCAAGTGAAGCTGCAAAAGCTGCTGCTGAACTCTCAAAGCATAATACAGTTCAAAAGCAATATTCAAGAAAAAATAGATCTACAAGCTCAAGTGACGAGGAGATGATGGAATTAAATAATTTACGAACATCTAGTAGGCCTGGTTCTAATGAGTCTGTGCAACCTGAAAATCAAACCTTGCATGGTAATGATTTGTCTGGTAAGCATCATGTTGAAAGTGATTATGAGATTCTAAAGTCTCATAACAGTGCAACTTGGCAAAGCAATCAGCAGAAAGAAACAGGAAAGATTGACGATGGATATGAATTGCCAATGAAAAGTATTAGAAGGCTAGAGAGTTATCAGTGGCCTTCAGATGAAATCACTGGTGAAGATACTGTGCATGGTGCAAAGAAATCTGCATATGTTAGAAGAGAAGAGAGACAATACATTGGCATTAAAGAAGAGAAAGCTTATTCCGAAAAGGACTCTGACTTTGGCAACTCTGTTGATGGATCGGGACCTTGGAAAAGAGACCCAATAACTTTGCAATCAAACACACAGCCATCAGAGGATTTTAATGTTTCCTTTAACAGAAAATCTAAGAGTGTGGAGGAGTTTGAATCAAAGAGAGCTGAAGATAGGAGAAATGCAGTTACTAAGTTTCCTCTGTTTGATGACTCTCCACAGAATTTGCAATCAGATAATAAATGGAGTCAACAGAAGAATGAAGATGCCCCTGCAGTAAAGGCAAGTTGTATGGATGAAGCACATAGTAATCTGTATCAGTCATATTCTGCATTTCAACCACCTATATGGTCTCCTCCAGATGTTTTTCAGTCTTCTGACTCCCACATGCAATACTCATTGTCAAACAACATTAGACCGGTAGACAAGGTTTCAACACAACCAGGGAATGCATCATATGATTCAAGTGGAAgtgatgatgacatgagcaatTCAATGATGAGGGGGAAATCTGGTTCAAATGGTCTCATAGAGAGTGCAAAATGGCCTTTTAATGATCATGATCATTCTGGGGGGTATTTGGTTGAAACTAATGAgaagaatggaaaatcacaaaggAAAGCACATCAGCAAAATGAACTTGCTAATGCTGGTCATGAATATTTGCCTATGAAAAGAACTGTCAGGACAGATATTTATCATCAGCCTTCAAATAGGATTGATCGTGATAAACCTTTTGCTGATAAGTCTCAACCTTTGAGAAGAGAACAGGAGGACCAGGTCAATAGTAGCAGACCCAGCAGGAATCAAACAGATATTCGTAAGTCAGTTGAAGAATCActatcaaggaaaggaaagaaagTAGATTCACGTACAAATACTCGAGCATCTGACATTGTTGGTGATATTGATGGCATGGAATCTGATAATGAATATGACATGCCTATGAAAAGAACTGTCAGCACAGATCTTTATCGTCAGCCTTCAAATAGAATCCATGATGATGGCAATAAAACATATGCAGTTAAATATCAACCTTTGAGAAAAAAACAGGAGAAACAAGGTAATACTGGTGGAGCTATCAGGAAGCAAACAGATAATCATAAATTGATTGATGAACCaccatcaaagaaaggaaataCAGTATATTCACGTTCAAACCTACAAGCATCTGAGATCTTGAGTGATTCTGATAGGACGGCATCTGAGAGTGACGAGGAGACTGAGTTGGAGACATATAATGAAAATAGTGGAAGCATTCGTAGGTCTCCTCTCTCTGGTAACTCCTCCGGCAATGCATCATCAAACACCAAACATGTAAATCCAAAGCTTACTGGAAATTTCTCTACACCAACACCAAGTTCTGTTAATGAAACTCATGCTGATCTTGCTCAGTCAGATCTACAGTTCCAACCTCTGAAGCAATCTTTTTCAGGACCCACAACATCCTCTCAGACAAGCTTTCAATCTCCATCCTCTGCTGGAGAATCAAAGGCACAAAAGGAGAACTTATCAAGACGTGCTGCACATGTTCATCCAAAACTCCCAGACTATGATGACTTAGCTGCCAAGTTTGCAGCCATGAAGAGACAATGA
- the LOC131050106 gene encoding uncharacterized protein LOC131050106 isoform X1, with the protein MFGKTFKPAKCKTALRLAISRIKLLKNKKELQLKQTRRDLAQLLQSGQEPSARIQVEHLIREQNIIGAYDFIEIFCELIVARLPMIESQKNCPIDLQEAISTLIFTAPRCADIPELSEIRSHFGSKYGKEFVASAAELRPECGVNRIVIEKLSARAPNGEQKLKVMKEIAKEHQIKWDPTESEKDLLKPPEDLLNGPSKFVGATKFPTEHKKESYQSVSGKKYEPEFQVFASKIPNSSGTSHSAEATNSRASSMNNISKSSNTLGTPPIEDSQSEKRNRVDSPVSRGNVEKKPIQAPGSENNMKATNLHQETLEKRHFDSLSSGKRNTLIPRNTLGDEYDSSQQSASYKVDQSNAAVDSSNVSSETEDSNNKDWNMKFKDAASAAEAAAYSAERASEAAKAAAELSKHNTVQKQYSRKNRSTSSSDEEMMELNNLRTSSRPGSNESVQPENQTLHGNDLSGKHHVESDYEILKSHNSATWQSNQQKETGKIDDGYELPMKSIRRLESYQWPSDEITGEDTVHGAKKSAYVRREERQYIGIKEEKAYSEKDSDFGNSVDGSGPWKRDPITLQSNTQPSEDFNVSFNRKSKSVEEFESKRAEDRRNAVTKFPLFDDSPQNLQSDNKWSQQKNEDAPAVKASCMDEAHSNLYQSYSAFQPPIWSPPDVFQSSDSHMQYSLSNNIRPVDKVSTQPGNASYDSSGSDDDMSNSMMRGKSGSNGLIESAKWPFNDHDHSGGYLVETNEKNGKSQRKAHQQNELANAGHEYLPMKRTVRTDIYHQPSNRIDRDKPFADKSQPLRREQEDQVNSSRPSRNQTDIRKSVEESLSRKGKKVDSRTNTRASDIVGDIDGMESDNEYDMPMKRTVSTDLYRQPSNRIHDDGNKTYAVKYQPLRKKQEKQGNTGGAIRKQTDNHKLIDEPPSKKGNTVYSRSNLQASEILSDSDRTASESDEETELETYNENSGSIRRSPLSGNSSGNASSNTKHVNPKLTGNFSTPTPSSVNETHADLAQSDLQFQPLKQSFSGPTTSSQTSFQSPSSAGESKAQKENLSRRAAHVHPKLPDYDDLAAKFAAMKRQ; encoded by the exons GAATTGCCCTATTGATTTGCAGGAAGCAATCTCAACTTTGATTTTTACAGCTCCAAGATGTGCCGATATTCCAGAACTTTCAGAAATTCGCAGCCATTTTGGGTCAAAATATGGGAAAGAATTTGTTGCCTCAGCAGCGGAGCTGCGCCCAGAATGTGGTGTGAACAGGATA GTTATTGAAAAACTATCTGCTAGAGCTCCCAACGGAGAACAAAAATTAAAGGTAATGAAAGAAATAGCTAAGGAACACCAAATCAAATGGGATCCAACTGAATCCGAAAAAGACCTTTTGAAGCCCCCTGAAGACCTGCTT AATGGTCCAAGCAAGTTTGTTGGGGCCACCAAATTTCCGACAGAGCATAAGAAGGAATCTTACCAGTCTGTATCTGGTAAGAAGTATGAACCCGAATTTCAAGTTTTTGCAAGCAAAATACCAAACAGTTCAGGAACCTCTCACTCTGCAGAAGCTACAAATTCTAGGGCATCCTCAATGAATAATATTTCCAAAAGTTCTAACACTTTAGGTACGCCACCTATTGAAGATTCACAAAGTGAGAAAAGAAACAGAGTGGACTCACCTGTTTCCAGAGGCAACGTTGAGAAAAAACCTATTCAAGCTCCAGgaagtgaaaacaatatgaaagcTACAAATTTGCATCAAGAAACTTTAGAAAAGAGGCATTTTGATTCTCTTTCCTCGGGTAAAAGGAACACATTGATCCCAAGAAATACTCTTGGTGATGAGTATGATTCATCTCAGCAATCAGCATCCTACAAGGTTGATCAGTCTAATGCAGCTGTTGATTCATCTAATGTGTCAAGTGAGACTGAAGATTCTAACAACAAAGACTGGAACATGAAATTCAAAGATGCTGCATCTGCTGCTGAGGCGGCTGCTTATTCTGCAGAAAGGGCAAGTGAAGCTGCAAAAGCTGCTGCTGAACTCTCAAAGCATAATACAGTTCAAAAGCAATATTCAAGAAAAAATAGATCTACAAGCTCAAGTGACGAGGAGATGATGGAATTAAATAATTTACGAACATCTAGTAGGCCTGGTTCTAATGAGTCTGTGCAACCTGAAAATCAAACCTTGCATGGTAATGATTTGTCTGGTAAGCATCATGTTGAAAGTGATTATGAGATTCTAAAGTCTCATAACAGTGCAACTTGGCAAAGCAATCAGCAGAAAGAAACAGGAAAGATTGACGATGGATATGAATTGCCAATGAAAAGTATTAGAAGGCTAGAGAGTTATCAGTGGCCTTCAGATGAAATCACTGGTGAAGATACTGTGCATGGTGCAAAGAAATCTGCATATGTTAGAAGAGAAGAGAGACAATACATTGGCATTAAAGAAGAGAAAGCTTATTCCGAAAAGGACTCTGACTTTGGCAACTCTGTTGATGGATCGGGACCTTGGAAAAGAGACCCAATAACTTTGCAATCAAACACACAGCCATCAGAGGATTTTAATGTTTCCTTTAACAGAAAATCTAAGAGTGTGGAGGAGTTTGAATCAAAGAGAGCTGAAGATAGGAGAAATGCAGTTACTAAGTTTCCTCTGTTTGATGACTCTCCACAGAATTTGCAATCAGATAATAAATGGAGTCAACAGAAGAATGAAGATGCCCCTGCAGTAAAGGCAAGTTGTATGGATGAAGCACATAGTAATCTGTATCAGTCATATTCTGCATTTCAACCACCTATATGGTCTCCTCCAGATGTTTTTCAGTCTTCTGACTCCCACATGCAATACTCATTGTCAAACAACATTAGACCGGTAGACAAGGTTTCAACACAACCAGGGAATGCATCATATGATTCAAGTGGAAgtgatgatgacatgagcaatTCAATGATGAGGGGGAAATCTGGTTCAAATGGTCTCATAGAGAGTGCAAAATGGCCTTTTAATGATCATGATCATTCTGGGGGGTATTTGGTTGAAACTAATGAgaagaatggaaaatcacaaaggAAAGCACATCAGCAAAATGAACTTGCTAATGCTGGTCATGAATATTTGCCTATGAAAAGAACTGTCAGGACAGATATTTATCATCAGCCTTCAAATAGGATTGATCGTGATAAACCTTTTGCTGATAAGTCTCAACCTTTGAGAAGAGAACAGGAGGACCAGGTCAATAGTAGCAGACCCAGCAGGAATCAAACAGATATTCGTAAGTCAGTTGAAGAATCActatcaaggaaaggaaagaaagTAGATTCACGTACAAATACTCGAGCATCTGACATTGTTGGTGATATTGATGGCATGGAATCTGATAATGAATATGACATGCCTATGAAAAGAACTGTCAGCACAGATCTTTATCGTCAGCCTTCAAATAGAATCCATGATGATGGCAATAAAACATATGCAGTTAAATATCAACCTTTGAGAAAAAAACAGGAGAAACAAGGTAATACTGGTGGAGCTATCAGGAAGCAAACAGATAATCATAAATTGATTGATGAACCaccatcaaagaaaggaaataCAGTATATTCACGTTCAAACCTACAAGCATCTGAGATCTTGAGTGATTCTGATAGGACGGCATCTGAGAGTGACGAGGAGACTGAGTTGGAGACATATAATGAAAATAGTGGAAGCATTCGTAGGTCTCCTCTCTCTGGTAACTCCTCCGGCAATGCATCATCAAACACCAAACATGTAAATCCAAAGCTTACTGGAAATTTCTCTACACCAACACCAAGTTCTGTTAATGAAACTCATGCTGATCTTGCTCAGTCAGATCTACAGTTCCAACCTCTGAAGCAATCTTTTTCAGGACCCACAACATCCTCTCAGACAAGCTTTCAATCTCCATCCTCTGCTGGAGAATCAAAGGCACAAAAGGAGAACTTATCAAGACGTGCTGCACATGTTCATCCAAAACTCCCAGACTATGATGACTTAGCTGCCAAGTTTGCAGCCATGAAGAGACAATGA
- the LOC131050106 gene encoding uncharacterized protein LOC131050106 isoform X2, translated as MFGKTFKPAKCKTALRLAISRIKLLKNKKELQLKQTRRDLAQLLQSGQEPSARIQVEHLIREQNIIGAYDFIEIFCELIVARLPMIESQKNCPIDLQEAISTLIFTAPRCADIPELSEIRSHFGSKYGKEFVASAAELRPECGVNRIVIEKLSARAPNGEQKLKVMKEIAKEHQIKWDPTESEKDLLKPPEDLLNGPSKFVGATKFPTEHKKEATNSRASSMNNISKSSNTLGTPPIEDSQSEKRNRVDSPVSRGNVEKKPIQAPGSENNMKATNLHQETLEKRHFDSLSSGKRNTLIPRNTLGDEYDSSQQSASYKVDQSNAAVDSSNVSSETEDSNNKDWNMKFKDAASAAEAAAYSAERASEAAKAAAELSKHNTVQKQYSRKNRSTSSSDEEMMELNNLRTSSRPGSNESVQPENQTLHGNDLSGKHHVESDYEILKSHNSATWQSNQQKETGKIDDGYELPMKSIRRLESYQWPSDEITGEDTVHGAKKSAYVRREERQYIGIKEEKAYSEKDSDFGNSVDGSGPWKRDPITLQSNTQPSEDFNVSFNRKSKSVEEFESKRAEDRRNAVTKFPLFDDSPQNLQSDNKWSQQKNEDAPAVKASCMDEAHSNLYQSYSAFQPPIWSPPDVFQSSDSHMQYSLSNNIRPVDKVSTQPGNASYDSSGSDDDMSNSMMRGKSGSNGLIESAKWPFNDHDHSGGYLVETNEKNGKSQRKAHQQNELANAGHEYLPMKRTVRTDIYHQPSNRIDRDKPFADKSQPLRREQEDQVNSSRPSRNQTDIRKSVEESLSRKGKKVDSRTNTRASDIVGDIDGMESDNEYDMPMKRTVSTDLYRQPSNRIHDDGNKTYAVKYQPLRKKQEKQGNTGGAIRKQTDNHKLIDEPPSKKGNTVYSRSNLQASEILSDSDRTASESDEETELETYNENSGSIRRSPLSGNSSGNASSNTKHVNPKLTGNFSTPTPSSVNETHADLAQSDLQFQPLKQSFSGPTTSSQTSFQSPSSAGESKAQKENLSRRAAHVHPKLPDYDDLAAKFAAMKRQ; from the exons GAATTGCCCTATTGATTTGCAGGAAGCAATCTCAACTTTGATTTTTACAGCTCCAAGATGTGCCGATATTCCAGAACTTTCAGAAATTCGCAGCCATTTTGGGTCAAAATATGGGAAAGAATTTGTTGCCTCAGCAGCGGAGCTGCGCCCAGAATGTGGTGTGAACAGGATA GTTATTGAAAAACTATCTGCTAGAGCTCCCAACGGAGAACAAAAATTAAAGGTAATGAAAGAAATAGCTAAGGAACACCAAATCAAATGGGATCCAACTGAATCCGAAAAAGACCTTTTGAAGCCCCCTGAAGACCTGCTT AATGGTCCAAGCAAGTTTGTTGGGGCCACCAAATTTCCGACAGAGCATAAGAAGGAA GCTACAAATTCTAGGGCATCCTCAATGAATAATATTTCCAAAAGTTCTAACACTTTAGGTACGCCACCTATTGAAGATTCACAAAGTGAGAAAAGAAACAGAGTGGACTCACCTGTTTCCAGAGGCAACGTTGAGAAAAAACCTATTCAAGCTCCAGgaagtgaaaacaatatgaaagcTACAAATTTGCATCAAGAAACTTTAGAAAAGAGGCATTTTGATTCTCTTTCCTCGGGTAAAAGGAACACATTGATCCCAAGAAATACTCTTGGTGATGAGTATGATTCATCTCAGCAATCAGCATCCTACAAGGTTGATCAGTCTAATGCAGCTGTTGATTCATCTAATGTGTCAAGTGAGACTGAAGATTCTAACAACAAAGACTGGAACATGAAATTCAAAGATGCTGCATCTGCTGCTGAGGCGGCTGCTTATTCTGCAGAAAGGGCAAGTGAAGCTGCAAAAGCTGCTGCTGAACTCTCAAAGCATAATACAGTTCAAAAGCAATATTCAAGAAAAAATAGATCTACAAGCTCAAGTGACGAGGAGATGATGGAATTAAATAATTTACGAACATCTAGTAGGCCTGGTTCTAATGAGTCTGTGCAACCTGAAAATCAAACCTTGCATGGTAATGATTTGTCTGGTAAGCATCATGTTGAAAGTGATTATGAGATTCTAAAGTCTCATAACAGTGCAACTTGGCAAAGCAATCAGCAGAAAGAAACAGGAAAGATTGACGATGGATATGAATTGCCAATGAAAAGTATTAGAAGGCTAGAGAGTTATCAGTGGCCTTCAGATGAAATCACTGGTGAAGATACTGTGCATGGTGCAAAGAAATCTGCATATGTTAGAAGAGAAGAGAGACAATACATTGGCATTAAAGAAGAGAAAGCTTATTCCGAAAAGGACTCTGACTTTGGCAACTCTGTTGATGGATCGGGACCTTGGAAAAGAGACCCAATAACTTTGCAATCAAACACACAGCCATCAGAGGATTTTAATGTTTCCTTTAACAGAAAATCTAAGAGTGTGGAGGAGTTTGAATCAAAGAGAGCTGAAGATAGGAGAAATGCAGTTACTAAGTTTCCTCTGTTTGATGACTCTCCACAGAATTTGCAATCAGATAATAAATGGAGTCAACAGAAGAATGAAGATGCCCCTGCAGTAAAGGCAAGTTGTATGGATGAAGCACATAGTAATCTGTATCAGTCATATTCTGCATTTCAACCACCTATATGGTCTCCTCCAGATGTTTTTCAGTCTTCTGACTCCCACATGCAATACTCATTGTCAAACAACATTAGACCGGTAGACAAGGTTTCAACACAACCAGGGAATGCATCATATGATTCAAGTGGAAgtgatgatgacatgagcaatTCAATGATGAGGGGGAAATCTGGTTCAAATGGTCTCATAGAGAGTGCAAAATGGCCTTTTAATGATCATGATCATTCTGGGGGGTATTTGGTTGAAACTAATGAgaagaatggaaaatcacaaaggAAAGCACATCAGCAAAATGAACTTGCTAATGCTGGTCATGAATATTTGCCTATGAAAAGAACTGTCAGGACAGATATTTATCATCAGCCTTCAAATAGGATTGATCGTGATAAACCTTTTGCTGATAAGTCTCAACCTTTGAGAAGAGAACAGGAGGACCAGGTCAATAGTAGCAGACCCAGCAGGAATCAAACAGATATTCGTAAGTCAGTTGAAGAATCActatcaaggaaaggaaagaaagTAGATTCACGTACAAATACTCGAGCATCTGACATTGTTGGTGATATTGATGGCATGGAATCTGATAATGAATATGACATGCCTATGAAAAGAACTGTCAGCACAGATCTTTATCGTCAGCCTTCAAATAGAATCCATGATGATGGCAATAAAACATATGCAGTTAAATATCAACCTTTGAGAAAAAAACAGGAGAAACAAGGTAATACTGGTGGAGCTATCAGGAAGCAAACAGATAATCATAAATTGATTGATGAACCaccatcaaagaaaggaaataCAGTATATTCACGTTCAAACCTACAAGCATCTGAGATCTTGAGTGATTCTGATAGGACGGCATCTGAGAGTGACGAGGAGACTGAGTTGGAGACATATAATGAAAATAGTGGAAGCATTCGTAGGTCTCCTCTCTCTGGTAACTCCTCCGGCAATGCATCATCAAACACCAAACATGTAAATCCAAAGCTTACTGGAAATTTCTCTACACCAACACCAAGTTCTGTTAATGAAACTCATGCTGATCTTGCTCAGTCAGATCTACAGTTCCAACCTCTGAAGCAATCTTTTTCAGGACCCACAACATCCTCTCAGACAAGCTTTCAATCTCCATCCTCTGCTGGAGAATCAAAGGCACAAAAGGAGAACTTATCAAGACGTGCTGCACATGTTCATCCAAAACTCCCAGACTATGATGACTTAGCTGCCAAGTTTGCAGCCATGAAGAGACAATGA